TGGTCGTCAGCTGCATCTTGACGTCGCGGTCGCGGTCCAGCGTCATCGACTTCTCACCGTGGTAGAAGTCGCCGTGCTTCATGGTCGCCACGTGAGTGCGCGAGGCCTGTGACCACTCGCCCATGCTGTGCGGGTGCTTGCGCGCGTACTCCTTGACCGCCTTGGGCGCACGACGGTCCGAGTTGCCTTCCCGCAGGACCGGGTTCACCGCAGAGCCCAGACACTTGGCGTAGCGGTCGTGAACGTCTCGCTCCTGCTCGGACTTGGGGTCCTCGGGGTAGTCCGGCAGCTTGAAGCCCTTGCCCTGCAACTCCTTGATGGCGGAGACCAGCTGCGGCACCGAGGCGCTGATGTTGGGCAGCTTGATGATGGTGGTGTCCGGCAGCTGAGTCAGTCGGCCGAGCTCGGCCAGGTTGTCCGGCACCCGCTGCTCGTCGGTCAGGCAGTCTGGGAATGCGGCCAGGATGCGGGCTGCAAGCGAGATGTCGCTGGCTTGGACGTCGATACCCGCGGGCCCGGTGAAGGCCTGCACGATCGGCAGGAACGAGTACGTCGCCAACAGCGGCGCCTCGTCAGTCAGCGTGTAGATGATGGTCGGCTGGTCGGCGCACATGGCTGTTCTCCCGGCGTCAGGTTCGTTGTGTTCGATTGTCCCGCGTTGTACACGGCGGCATCAGTATCGCGTACCGCCAAATTGCGTCCACCGTGGCGTCCACCGCCGGTGAGCAGGTGGCGACACCTATGTGAGATGCGATAGGCTGCGTGACGGTCATGAGTGCCAGCGCGAAGCCCCGGCTTGCTGGCCGGCAACCCTCCAACCGCGGTGGGGTGCCCCGGGTGATGACCGGGTTGAGTAGCCACTATCGGCTACGCGGCAAGCGCGGGTCCGCCACAACGGGCCCCCCGAGTAGACAGGGGAACCTGATGCGTGCCTCCTTGCGCCCGCTCACCCGTTGCTGTTGTCGCTGAACCCAGGCCTAATCCGCTCTCGTCACCCAGCGACAACACTCCCGAGGAATTCATTCAGCAATGACCGCCGACAACAACACCGACCCCAGTTCGCACTGGTCGTTCGAGACCAAGCAGGTCCACGCCGGGCAGGTTCCCGACGCGGCCACCAACGCCCGCGCGCTGCCGATCTACCAGACCACCTCCTACACGTTCGACAACACCGATCACGCCGCCAAGCTGTTCGGCCTGGAGGTCCCGGGCAACATCTACACCCGGATCATGAACCCGACCAATGACGTCGTCGAGCAGCGCATCGCCGCGCTCGAGGGCGGGGTCGCGGCGCTGCTGGTGGCCTCCGGGTCCGCCGCGGCGACCTTCGCGATCCTCAATCTCGCCGGCGCCGGCGACCACATCGTCTCCAGCCCGCGGCTCTACGGCGGCACCTACAACCTGTTCCACTACTCGCTGACCAAACTGGGCATCGAGACCACCTTTGTCGAGGACCCCGATGACCTGGAGTCCTGGCGGGCGGCGGTGCGGCCCAACACCAAAGCCTTCTTCGCCGAGACCATCTCCAACCCGAAGATCGACGTACTCGACATCCCAGGTGTGTCGGGCGTGGCCCACGACAACGGCGTGCCGCTGATCGTCGACAACACCGTGGCGACCCCCTACCTGATCCAGCCGCTGGCCCACGGCGCCGACATCGTGGTGCACTCGGCCACCAAGTACTTGGGCGGACACGGCGCAGCGATCGCGGGCGTGATCGTCGACGGTGGGACCTTCGACTGGACGCAGGGCCGCCACCCCGGTTTCACCACACCCGACCCGAGCTACCACGGCGCGGTCTTCGCCGATCTGGGAGCGCCCGCGTTCGCACTCAAGGCCCGCGTGCAACTGCTGCGCGACCTGGGCTCTGCGATCTCGCCGTTCAATGCCTTCCTGATCGCCCAGGGCCTGGAGACGCTGAGCCTTCGGGTGGAGCGCCACGTCGCCAACGCCCAGCGGGTCGCGGAGTTCCTGGAAGCCCGCGACGACGTGCTGAGCGTCAACTACGCCGGGCTGGCCAGCTCGCCGTGGCACGCACGGGCCCAGCAGCTGGCACCGAAGGGTGTCGGCGGTGTGCTCTCGTTCGAGCTCCCCGGCGGCATCGAGGCCGGCAAGGCGTTCGTCGACGCACTGAAGCTGCACAGCCACGTCGCCAACATCGGTGACGTGCGTTCGCTGGTGATCCACCCGGCGTCGACGACGCACGGCCAGCTCAGCGCCGAAGAACAGCTGGCCAGCGGTGTCACCCCGGGCCTGGTTCGCCTGGCGGTCGGCATCGAGGGCATCGAAGACATCCTGGCGGACCTGGAGCTCGGCTTCGCCGCGGCCTCGGCACAGCTCGGCGACTCGCCGGCGCTGGCGGCCCGTTGAGGCGGTCCCCGGTGACGATCTCCGACGTGTCCAGGCAGCTACTGCCCGCCGAGGGAGAGACCGGCGTGGTCGCCATCGGATCGCTGACGCTGCAGAGCGGCGCGGTGCTCGATGACGTCCACATCGCCGTGCAGCGCTGGGGCGAGCTGTCGCCCCAGCGTGACAACGTCGTCATGGTGCTGCATGCACTGACCGGGGATTCCCATGTCACCGGGCCCGCC
The window above is part of the Mycolicibacter sp. MU0102 genome. Proteins encoded here:
- a CDS encoding bifunctional o-acetylhomoserine/o-acetylserine sulfhydrylase → MTADNNTDPSSHWSFETKQVHAGQVPDAATNARALPIYQTTSYTFDNTDHAAKLFGLEVPGNIYTRIMNPTNDVVEQRIAALEGGVAALLVASGSAAATFAILNLAGAGDHIVSSPRLYGGTYNLFHYSLTKLGIETTFVEDPDDLESWRAAVRPNTKAFFAETISNPKIDVLDIPGVSGVAHDNGVPLIVDNTVATPYLIQPLAHGADIVVHSATKYLGGHGAAIAGVIVDGGTFDWTQGRHPGFTTPDPSYHGAVFADLGAPAFALKARVQLLRDLGSAISPFNAFLIAQGLETLSLRVERHVANAQRVAEFLEARDDVLSVNYAGLASSPWHARAQQLAPKGVGGVLSFELPGGIEAGKAFVDALKLHSHVANIGDVRSLVIHPASTTHGQLSAEEQLASGVTPGLVRLAVGIEGIEDILADLELGFAAASAQLGDSPALAAR